The following are encoded in a window of Eriocheir sinensis breed Jianghai 21 chromosome 35, ASM2467909v1, whole genome shotgun sequence genomic DNA:
- the LOC127007425 gene encoding serine protease 33-like, with the protein MDILSVVASSANSLFFCLTSLLLLTGAGAGRRADFRHGGFPKFPVLGGSALEVSKTGGGQKNVHVYKTVTCGRVATPRIVGGGAAAYGNHPWQAVIEMYRSGEGFIHHCGGVIISSRYVLTAAHCLQNFGLSRHDYRIKVGDHNLGKPDQDEQMFEIEDLVIHPKFAVGGQYNNDVAVLKVREQRGEGFRMSRFVTPACLPAPDTSYTPGISCQVSGWGFTDPNNDYSKPKVLHSTDVLLVADKECQQLHGTRGYGPGMVCAGHPDGIKDACNADSGGPLACNINGSYTVFGLVSWGKGCGKPGLPGVYTHIQYYVDWINSVTGNIQ; encoded by the exons GCGCTGGTGCCGGCCGGCGGGCAGACTTTAGACACGGTGGCTTTCCGAAATTCCCTGTATTAGGCGGCTCCGCCCTGGAGGTTAGCAAGACAGGTGGAGGTCAAAAAAACGTTCATGTTTACAAGACGGTGACGTGTGGCCGCGTCGCCACGCCACGGATCGTTGGCGGCGGTGCCGCCGCCTATGGAAATCACCCCTGGCAG GCGGTGATCGAGATGTACCGCAGCGGTGAAGGTTTCATCCACCACTGTGGCGGCGTCATCATCTCCTCCCGATACGTGCTCACCGCCGCTCACTGCCTCCAAAACTTCGGTCTCTCCCGCCACGACTACCGCATTAAG GTGGGAGACCACAACCTGGGCAAGCCTGATCAGGACGAGCAGATGTTTGAGATCGAGGACCTGGTGATACATCCCAAGTTTGCAGTGG GTGGGCAATACAACAATGATGTCGCAGTGCTGAAGGTGCGTGAACAGAGAGGCGAAGGGTTCCGCATGTCTAGGTTCGTCACCCCCGCCTGTTTACCCGCTCCAGACACCAGCTACACGCCCGGCATCAGCTGCCAGGTGTCAGGCTGGGGCTTCACAGACC CTAACAACGACTATTCCAAGCCAAAGGTTTTACACAGCACAGACGTCCTCCTCGTGGCTGACAAGGAGTGCCAGCAGCTGCACGGAACACGCGGGTACGGCCCCGGCATGGTCTGTGCCGGGCACCCGGATGGCATCAAGGACGCCTGCAACGCGGACTCGGGGGGACCTCTCGCGTGCAACATAAATG GTTCCTACACGGTGTTCGGTCTGGTGTCTTGGGGTAAGGGCTGTGGCAAGCCAGGTCTGCCTGGAGTGTACACGCATATCCAGTACTATGTTGACTGGATCAACAGCGTCACTGGAAACATCCAGTAG
- the LOC127007426 gene encoding glycine cleavage system H protein, mitochondrial-like, producing MARVLINGVRSYAPRLFPQLQKTTCAWETNAKPFSTTHHSLSSRKYTEKHEWVAVDGNIGTIGITNYAQEALGDIVYAQLPEVDTQYEQMDGADQTRQLHIT from the exons ATGGCGAGGGTGCTCATCAACGGCGTGCGATCTTATGCTCCAAGGCTCTTCCCTCAGCTCCAGAAGACCACCTGCGCCTGGGAAACCAATGCCAAGCCCTTCAGCACCACACACCATTCTTTGTCAA GTCGAAAATATACAGAGAAGCATGAGTGGGTGGCTGTAGATGGCAATATTGGGACCATTGGAATCACAAATTATGCACAG GAAGCTCTGGGAGACATTGTTTATGCCCAGCTACCTGAAGTGGACACACAATATGAGCAGATGG ATGGAGCCGACCAAACAAGGCAGCTGCACATAACCTGA